Below is a genomic region from Hylemonella gracilis.
GCGATGTGGGCGACGACGCGCAGATTGACAAGTTGTTCAAGGATCTGTCGGCCACCTGGCCCAAGATTGACGGCTTCGTCCACGCCATCGGCTTCGCGCCGCGCGAGGCGATCGCGGGTGATTTCCTGGAAGGCCTGTCGCGCGAAGGTTTCAAGATCGCGCATGACATCAGCGCCTACAGCTTCCCGGCCATGGCCAAGGCCGCCCTGCCCTACCTGAACGACAAGGCCACCGCGCTGACGCTGACTTACCTGGGCGCCGAGCGCGTGGTGCCCAACTACAACACCATGGGCCTGGCCAAGGCTTCGCTGGAAGCCTCGGTGCGCTACCTGGCTGAATCGCTGGGTGCCCAAGGCCGTGGCCTGCGCGCCAACGGCATTTCCGCCGGACCCATCAAGACCCTGGCGGCCAGCGGCATCAAGGACTTCGGCAAGATGCTCTCGGCCGTGGCCGCGGCCGCGCCGATTCGCCGCAACGTGACGATCGATGACGTAGGCAACGTTGCCGCCTTCCTGCTGTCCGACCTGGCGGCCGGTGTGTCGGGCGAGATCACCTACGTGGACGGCGGCTACAGCAAAGTCACGGCTGGCATGGCCTGAGCACCGCGAGGCGGCTGTCTTTTCAGCCGTCTTTCAGGTGCTTTCGTCGCAAAACAGTCCGGCGGCTCTCGCTCCCGCCAAAGACCATATCCAGGCTGCGAGCGCATCCAGCATGATCCAGCAGCAGAGGCCCAGCAGGCGCCTCGCTTCTGGCCTCGCCGCAGACGGCTGAGTTGTTTGCACGTTCATCGGCACTCCTGCGGCTTGCTCAATAGCGATACACCAGCGCAGTCATGGCCAGGTAGTTTTGCCTCGATTGCACGAGGGGGCTGTCCGCGGCGTCACCGACCAGGCGGCTCACGCCGCCGGTGGTCTTCACCATCCAGTGCGGCGTGAAAACATGGGTCCAGTCCAGCGTCATCCTCAGGCTGTCCACCCCGCCCTCGGGTTGATAGGCATCGAAGCCGCTGTTCGTGGACTGCCTGTCGCTCACGCCGAAAAAAGTCCGGGCATAACGATCGCTGCCGGCATGGACGCTGCCCGTGATAGCGACTTGGTTGGCCGGTGCCGACCACACCGGCGCTGCCAGATCGATGCGCCCCCCCAGTCCCCGCCCGGTTTCCGTGATCGGCTGGTCCAGCGTCGCGCTCAAGCTCAGGTCGCCCGGCAGGCGCACGCCAAGCTGCAACAGGATCAGCGTTGAGCCGGGAACATCGCCCATGCCTTTGAGATGGTCCGAGCCGGGCAGCAGGTAGCGGTCCTGGTCGGTGCGGCCATCGTCGTAGCCCAGCGCGATCGAACCATAGGCCCCGTTCGCGAATTGAGTCCGGTAGCCGAGGCCCTCCAACGGGTTGAAGAAGACGCCGTTGTCGAACTCGGCGGCGATGACTGGCATGACGATGGGCTGGTAGTCGCGACTGCCCTCGTAGCGCGGCACCACGCCGCCCGCGAGCGACAGCAGGTAGACATCCTCGGCCTGAGCTGCCGGATGCGCCGCGAGGCCCAGGCCCAGCAGCGTCACGAGGGTAAGGGATCGCGAAATAGTGATGCGCATGTTCAATAAGGTTTCAGAATGGGAGCCTTGAGTCTAGGAAGGCGGCGCGACGGTGTCTGTTCCGAAGCTGAGCGAATCTGTGCGCAATTGTGTTCAAGCGTGCGTGGGCGCTGCGCCATGCGTACCTGGGCCTAGAATCCGCGCGGTCCCCGGGGCGAGAGAAGATTCCCGGACCAGCCCAAGACCGAGAGGACGGATAACACCGATGGCCGACGCAGCGCCGCTCAAACACCCTGTGCTGCTGATCGAGGACGATGACCGTCTCGCGCAGCTCATCGCGGAATACCTGAACGGCTACGAATTCGCCGTGACCATCGTGCGGCGCGGGGATCTGGCCGAGGCCGCCGTGCGCGAACACCAACCGGCGCTGGTCATCCTCGATCTCATGCTGCCGAACGTGGATGGCATGGAGGTCTGCCGCCGGGTGCGTCGCTTCTCCAACGTTCCCGTGCTCATTCTGACGGCCCGCCTCGATGTGTACGACCAGATCGCCGGTCTGGAGGTCGGCGCCGACGATTACGTGCTCAAGCCCGTCGAGCCGCGCGTGCTGGTTGCGCGCGCTCGCGCCCTGCTGCGACGCGCGCAACCCGCCGACTCACTGAGCCTTGTCGCCGATGGCGAGCAGTTGGTGTTCGGCGAGCTGGCCATCTCGTCCTCCAACCGCGCGGTGGCCTGGCGCGGCCAGCCGGTCGAGCTGAAGACGGCCGAATTCAACCTCCTGCTGATCCTGGCCCGGGCCGCAGGCCAAGTGCTCAGCCGGGACGACATCCTCCGGCAATTGCGTGGCATCGAGTTCGATGGCTTGGACCGCACGGTGGACTCGGGCATTTCCCGGCTGCGCCGGCGGTTCGAGGACGCCTCGCCCGAGCCACGCAAGATCAAGACGATCTGGGGCCGGGGCTACTTGTTCAGCCCCTCGGCCTGGGAGGAATGAATGCTGCGCTCGCTGATCAAGTTGTACCTGCTCGTGGTGTTGGGCGCGGGCTTGTCCGTCGCGCTCATCAACCACGCCTTCCCCCTGCTGTTTCGTGAACGCCTCACGGAAGAGGCCCGAGAGAGTTTCCGGGCCTTCACTTTTATCCTGAACGATTACG
It encodes:
- the fabI gene encoding enoyl-ACP reductase FabI, encoding MGFLTGKKLLITGVLSNRSIAYGIAKACHAQGAELAFSYVGERFKDRITEFAAEFGSKLIFDCDVGDDAQIDKLFKDLSATWPKIDGFVHAIGFAPREAIAGDFLEGLSREGFKIAHDISAYSFPAMAKAALPYLNDKATALTLTYLGAERVVPNYNTMGLAKASLEASVRYLAESLGAQGRGLRANGISAGPIKTLAASGIKDFGKMLSAVAAAAPIRRNVTIDDVGNVAAFLLSDLAAGVSGEITYVDGGYSKVTAGMA
- a CDS encoding MipA/OmpV family protein, whose protein sequence is MRITISRSLTLVTLLGLGLAAHPAAQAEDVYLLSLAGGVVPRYEGSRDYQPIVMPVIAAEFDNGVFFNPLEGLGYRTQFANGAYGSIALGYDDGRTDQDRYLLPGSDHLKGMGDVPGSTLILLQLGVRLPGDLSLSATLDQPITETGRGLGGRIDLAAPVWSAPANQVAITGSVHAGSDRYARTFFGVSDRQSTNSGFDAYQPEGGVDSLRMTLDWTHVFTPHWMVKTTGGVSRLVGDAADSPLVQSRQNYLAMTALVYRY
- a CDS encoding response regulator, which translates into the protein MADAAPLKHPVLLIEDDDRLAQLIAEYLNGYEFAVTIVRRGDLAEAAVREHQPALVILDLMLPNVDGMEVCRRVRRFSNVPVLILTARLDVYDQIAGLEVGADDYVLKPVEPRVLVARARALLRRAQPADSLSLVADGEQLVFGELAISSSNRAVAWRGQPVELKTAEFNLLLILARAAGQVLSRDDILRQLRGIEFDGLDRTVDSGISRLRRRFEDASPEPRKIKTIWGRGYLFSPSAWEE